The following are encoded in a window of Balaenoptera ricei isolate mBalRic1 chromosome 1, mBalRic1.hap2, whole genome shotgun sequence genomic DNA:
- the UBXN10 gene encoding UBX domain-containing protein 10: MATEAPVNTAPPERSTAVSTAAGSFIWQPDSLNTHVTRPKSAKGRTRPSLHKPAGTEGCRSLTPSSPPAIPRESPSSQKPAACTPRSPSQGAPDEIPELLQQVPTGASSSLNKYPVLPSINRKTLEEAALETVAKKAGSLQLSSTQALYQAETCTVKTSEEGSRAQPCSPERKCIVRTKRQSSYRARDLEEPSDQEPTLLLAVRSPSGRRFVHPFRPTDDLHTVVAVAEHKNEATYRHCSIETMEVPRRHFSDLTKSLQECGILHKSVLGISQEDGEGWP, encoded by the coding sequence ATGGCCACGGAAGCCCCGGTGAATACAGCGCCCCCTGAACGCAGCACTGCTGTCAGCACAGCAGCTGGCAGCTTCATTTGGCAGCCAGACTCACTAAACACGCACGTCACAAGGCCCAAGTCTGCCAAGGGACGCACTCGGCCAAGTCTGCATAAGCCCGCGGGCACGGAGGGATGCCGCAGCCTCACGCCATCTTCACCTCCAGCCATTCCCCGCGAGTCGCCGAGCAGCCAGAAACCGGCAGCCTGCACACCCAGATCTCCAAGTCAGGGAGCCCCCGATGAGATCCCGGAGCTGCTGCAGCAGGTGCCCACAGGGGCATCATCTTCCCTCAATAAATACCCAGTCCTTCCTTCCATCaacaggaagaccctggaggAGGCGGCCCTGGAAACAGTTGCTAAAAAGGCTGGTTCCCTGCAGCTGAGCAGCACCCAGGCTCTTTACCAAGCGGAGACCTGCACCGTGAAGACGAGTGAAGAAGGTTCCCGAGCTCAACCTTGTTCCCCGGAGAGGAAATGCATCGTGCGGACCAAGAGACAAAGCTCCTATAGGGCCAGAGACCTGGAGGAACCGTCAGATCAAGAGCCAACGCTGCTGCTTGCCGTCAGATCACCGTCAGGACGAAGGTTTGTCCACCCTTTCCGGCCAACTGATGACTTACACACCGTTGTCGCCGTGGCCGAACACAAGAACGAGGCCACGTACCGACACTGCAGCATTGAAACGATGGAGGTGCCCAGGAGACATTTCTCTGACCTCACCAAGTCTCTGCAGGAGTGCGGAATCCTCCACAAGTCGGTGCTGGGCATCTCACAggaagatggggagggatggCCCTGA